A genomic segment from Segniliparus rotundus DSM 44985 encodes:
- a CDS encoding RecQ family ATP-dependent DNA helicase: protein MTTALRETAQHALRALVGRDDAVLREDQWAAIQALVEGKRRALVVQRTGWGKSAVYFVATALLRARGAGPTVIVSPLLALMRNQIDAAARAGISALTVNSTNVDEWGLVHAQVRAGEADVLLVSPERLNNPGFRDEVLPALAAGAGLVVVDEAHCISDWGHDFRPDYRRIRTLLADLPDGVPVLATTATANARVTADVAEQLSGSDQAPLVLRGALDRESLHLGVLKLPDHAARLAWLAARLGAFPGSGIVYCLTVAATEQVAEHLRQAGHTVAAYSGQTDPGEREAVERDLLANRVKAVVATSALGMGFDKPDLGFVVHFGAPQSPVAYYQQVGRAGRGVDQASVVLLPGAEDKDVWRYFGSLGFPPENDVRAVLDALAQAEQPLSIGQLETVVGLRRSRLETMLKVLDVDGAARRVQGGWTGTGSPWRYDHERYARVAQTRLAEQRLMLDYQDTEQCRMRFLREALDDEVSEDCGRCDNCGGLEVAPAPSAQEVEAAREHLRRPGVAVEPRKMWAPGAPGLNPARAGGSAKRIPPDEQASPGRAVARLDAVGWGPQLRAVFASGSPDGELPVPLRYPVAEVLKSWFAPVSSDAGPFAAGAPDSVVFVDSSARPKLLAHLAAGAAKVLGVPVAGRFVPNSPAAPHDVNSSFRLRSVAQRFALEPSAPLGRRVLLVDDWSDSGWTLTVAARLLRKAGADEVAPFVLAVGSV from the coding sequence ATGACCACAGCATTGCGGGAAACGGCACAGCACGCGCTGAGGGCGTTGGTCGGACGCGACGACGCGGTGTTGCGCGAGGACCAATGGGCCGCGATCCAAGCGCTGGTCGAGGGCAAACGCCGCGCGTTGGTCGTGCAACGCACCGGATGGGGCAAGTCGGCGGTGTACTTCGTGGCCACAGCGTTGCTGCGGGCACGCGGAGCCGGGCCGACGGTCATCGTCTCGCCCCTGCTCGCGCTCATGCGCAACCAGATCGACGCCGCGGCCCGCGCCGGGATCTCCGCGCTCACCGTGAACTCGACCAACGTCGACGAGTGGGGGCTCGTCCACGCCCAAGTGCGCGCTGGCGAGGCGGACGTCCTCCTTGTCTCCCCGGAGCGGTTGAACAACCCCGGATTCCGGGACGAGGTGCTGCCCGCGCTCGCCGCGGGCGCGGGCCTGGTCGTGGTCGACGAGGCGCACTGCATCTCGGATTGGGGGCATGACTTCCGCCCCGACTATCGGCGTATCCGCACATTGCTCGCCGACCTCCCTGACGGCGTCCCGGTGCTCGCCACCACCGCCACCGCGAACGCCCGCGTCACCGCCGACGTCGCCGAGCAGCTGTCCGGCTCGGACCAGGCGCCTCTGGTGCTCCGGGGAGCGCTGGACCGCGAGTCGCTGCATCTCGGCGTGCTGAAACTGCCGGACCATGCGGCGCGACTGGCGTGGCTTGCCGCACGGCTGGGCGCATTTCCCGGTTCCGGCATCGTCTACTGCCTCACTGTCGCGGCGACGGAGCAGGTCGCGGAGCATTTGCGCCAGGCGGGCCACACGGTGGCGGCCTATTCGGGGCAGACCGACCCCGGTGAGCGCGAGGCTGTGGAGCGGGACCTGTTGGCGAACCGGGTCAAGGCGGTCGTCGCCACGTCGGCCCTCGGCATGGGGTTCGACAAACCGGACCTCGGTTTCGTCGTCCATTTCGGGGCTCCGCAGTCCCCGGTCGCGTACTACCAGCAAGTCGGCCGCGCGGGGCGCGGCGTCGACCAGGCTTCGGTGGTGCTTTTGCCGGGGGCAGAGGACAAAGACGTGTGGCGGTACTTCGGCTCGCTCGGATTTCCTCCGGAAAACGATGTGCGCGCCGTCCTCGACGCGCTCGCCCAGGCGGAGCAGCCGTTGTCCATCGGGCAATTGGAGACGGTGGTGGGCTTGCGGCGCAGCCGTCTGGAGACCATGCTCAAAGTGCTCGACGTCGACGGGGCGGCGCGCAGGGTCCAGGGCGGCTGGACGGGCACGGGCTCGCCGTGGCGCTACGACCATGAGCGATACGCCAGGGTGGCGCAGACGCGACTGGCCGAACAGCGGCTCATGCTCGACTACCAGGACACCGAGCAATGCCGGATGCGGTTTTTGCGTGAGGCTTTGGACGACGAGGTGTCCGAGGACTGCGGGCGGTGCGACAACTGCGGGGGGCTGGAGGTCGCGCCAGCGCCGTCGGCGCAGGAGGTCGAAGCCGCGCGCGAGCATCTGCGACGGCCGGGGGTCGCCGTGGAGCCCAGGAAGATGTGGGCGCCCGGAGCCCCGGGCCTCAACCCCGCGCGCGCGGGGGGCTCCGCCAAGCGCATACCGCCGGATGAACAGGCTTCGCCGGGTCGCGCGGTCGCCCGTTTGGACGCAGTGGGGTGGGGGCCGCAGTTGCGCGCGGTGTTCGCCTCGGGCTCCCCGGACGGCGAGTTGCCTGTGCCGTTGCGCTACCCGGTCGCAGAGGTGCTCAAGAGCTGGTTCGCCCCGGTCTCGTCTGATGCTGGCCCGTTTGCTGCTGGCGCGCCGGACTCGGTGGTGTTCGTCGATTCCTCGGCCCGTCCGAAGCTGCTCGCGCATCTTGCTGCTGGTGCGGCGAAGGTGCTGGGTGTTCCAGTGGCAGGCCGGTTCGTCCCGAACTCGCCGGCCGCGCCGCACGACGTCAACTCGTCATTCCGGTTGCGCTCCGTCGCGCAGCGCTTCGCGCTGGAGCCTTCCGCGCCGCTGGGCCGACGTGTGCTGCTGGTGGACGACTGGTCGGATTCGGGTTGGACCTTGACGGTGGCCGCGCGGCTGCTGCGCAAGGCAGGCGCGGACGAAGTCGCGCCGTTCGTCCTGGCGGTGGGTTCGGTTTGA
- a CDS encoding carbonic anhydrase codes for MREIIEGFLTFQQEIYPKRLELFKKLAAAQSPKALFISCSDSRVVLELLTQQEPGDLFVIRNAGNIVPPYGPEPGGVTATVEYAVAVLQVTDIVVMGHSNCGAMKAIAAGQPLDSLPAVSHWLRYSDAAKAVNQAREYGSDDEKLTALVHDNVVAQISNLKTHPTVALALEQGRLDLHGWVYDIEPGVIDAYDGTSRTFVPLSDNTKVSALATKQG; via the coding sequence GTGCGCGAGATCATTGAGGGATTTCTGACTTTCCAGCAGGAGATTTATCCGAAACGGCTGGAGCTGTTCAAAAAGCTCGCCGCCGCGCAGAGCCCGAAGGCGCTCTTCATCAGCTGCTCGGACAGCCGCGTCGTGTTGGAGTTGTTGACGCAGCAGGAGCCGGGAGACCTGTTCGTCATCCGCAACGCGGGGAACATCGTCCCGCCCTACGGCCCCGAGCCTGGCGGCGTCACGGCGACCGTCGAATACGCTGTCGCCGTGCTGCAGGTGACGGACATCGTCGTGATGGGGCACTCCAACTGCGGCGCGATGAAGGCCATCGCCGCCGGGCAGCCCCTGGACTCGCTGCCCGCGGTCAGCCACTGGCTGCGGTATTCGGACGCGGCGAAAGCCGTCAACCAGGCGCGCGAGTACGGGTCGGACGACGAGAAGCTGACCGCGTTGGTCCACGACAACGTCGTCGCCCAGATCTCGAACCTGAAAACACACCCCACGGTCGCCCTCGCGCTGGAGCAGGGGCGTCTTGACCTGCACGGCTGGGTGTACGACATCGAGCCAGGGGTGATCGACGCGTATGACGGGACGAGCCGCACGTTCGTGCCGCTCTCCGACAACACCAAAGTGAGCGCGTTGGCCACCAAGCAGGGCTGA
- a CDS encoding S-(hydroxymethyl)mycothiol dehydrogenase, whose protein sequence is MPQTVKGVVSRAKGAPVELVDVVVPDPGPAEVVVQIQACGVCHTDLAYRDGNITDQWPFLLGHEAAGTVEAVGSAVTHVEPGDFVVLNWRAVCGECRACRKGKQQYCCNTFNAEQPMTLTDGTALTPALGIGAFIEKTLVHQGQCTKVNPAADPAVAGLLGCGVMAGIGAAVHTGAVARGDAVAVIGCGGVGSAAVAGARLAGASVVIGVDVDQRKLDWAKDLGATHTILSGEGVHVPEAVKALTGGFGADVVIDAVGRPETWEQAFYARDLAGVVVLVGVPSPTMRLEMPLLDFFSHGGSLKSAWYGDCLPERDFPALVDLSLQGRLPLEKFVTERIGVGDVEEAFHAIHEGRVLRSVVVFGANNPG, encoded by the coding sequence TTGCCGCAAACCGTCAAAGGTGTCGTCTCCCGCGCCAAAGGCGCTCCCGTCGAACTCGTCGACGTGGTGGTCCCCGACCCCGGCCCCGCCGAAGTCGTCGTGCAGATCCAAGCCTGCGGGGTCTGCCACACCGACTTGGCCTACCGGGACGGGAACATCACCGACCAATGGCCGTTCCTGTTGGGCCACGAGGCCGCGGGGACCGTGGAGGCGGTGGGCTCCGCGGTCACCCATGTGGAGCCCGGCGACTTCGTCGTGCTCAACTGGCGGGCGGTCTGTGGGGAATGCCGCGCCTGCCGCAAGGGCAAACAGCAGTACTGCTGCAACACCTTCAACGCCGAGCAACCCATGACGTTGACCGACGGCACAGCGCTGACCCCGGCGCTCGGCATCGGCGCTTTCATCGAAAAAACCCTCGTCCATCAAGGGCAATGCACGAAAGTGAACCCCGCGGCAGACCCTGCGGTCGCGGGCCTGCTCGGTTGTGGCGTGATGGCGGGGATCGGGGCCGCCGTGCACACCGGCGCGGTCGCGCGCGGCGATGCCGTGGCGGTGATCGGCTGCGGCGGCGTCGGATCGGCAGCAGTCGCCGGGGCTCGGCTCGCGGGAGCCTCGGTGGTCATCGGCGTCGATGTGGACCAGCGCAAGCTCGACTGGGCCAAAGACCTCGGCGCGACGCACACGATCCTCTCCGGCGAGGGCGTCCATGTGCCCGAGGCGGTCAAAGCGCTCACCGGCGGCTTCGGCGCGGATGTGGTGATTGACGCGGTGGGCCGCCCAGAAACCTGGGAACAGGCGTTTTACGCCCGCGACCTCGCGGGGGTCGTGGTCTTGGTCGGCGTGCCCTCCCCGACGATGCGCCTGGAAATGCCGCTGCTGGACTTCTTCTCCCACGGCGGCTCGCTCAAATCGGCCTGGTACGGCGACTGCCTCCCAGAACGGGACTTCCCCGCGCTCGTGGACTTGAGCCTGCAAGGCAGGCTGCCCTTGGAGAAATTCGTCACCGAGCGGATCGGCGTGGGCGACGTGGAAGAAGCCTTCCACGCCATCCACGAAGGGCGAGTGCTGCGCTCGGTCGTCGTGTTCGGCGCGAACAACCCCGGTTAG
- a CDS encoding polysaccharide biosynthesis protein: protein MSTPRPAVLSVGVATALSAASGYFVLLLAARSLTESQYAGWFVFWSAFGLATGALGGLLQETARGVRAAPAEARGARPLLAGFGSGVVLGGLALATAPLWAGLLFLEAGGAQPGSARPAENGVLPLAGLFAVGVCGVAAQAAVGGLLSAAYAWTPFAVLTVLDAAFRLAAAISCVAFGAGPGWFCVAAVAGAGSWLVLLTASPRARALAAARADVPMREFLRRCAAAVAAASASAVLVMGFPVLLKITTPGRLPEGAGALLLAVTLTRAPLLVPLNVFQGALVAWCTDRRSRPWRALGIATGAVLLAGAASALAAALLGPWLLAAVFHVAWPFGRATLAALTLGAAMIALLTCTGVSCLTTGRGRINAVGWWAATLASLALLLVPALPQDQIGLRVCLALLIGPLVGMAVHLSALRGRL from the coding sequence ATGAGCACTCCGCGTCCTGCCGTGTTGAGCGTCGGCGTCGCGACGGCGCTCTCGGCGGCCAGCGGGTACTTCGTGCTCCTGCTCGCCGCCCGGAGCCTCACCGAGTCGCAGTACGCGGGCTGGTTCGTCTTCTGGTCCGCGTTCGGCCTGGCCACCGGCGCGCTGGGCGGGTTGCTCCAAGAGACCGCCCGAGGCGTTCGGGCCGCCCCGGCCGAGGCGCGCGGCGCGCGGCCCCTCCTCGCGGGCTTCGGCTCCGGCGTGGTGCTCGGCGGCCTCGCGTTGGCCACCGCCCCCCTGTGGGCGGGGCTGCTGTTCCTCGAAGCCGGCGGGGCGCAACCAGGCTCGGCGCGCCCAGCCGAGAACGGCGTGCTGCCGCTCGCCGGGCTGTTCGCCGTCGGCGTGTGCGGGGTCGCCGCCCAAGCCGCGGTCGGCGGGCTGCTGTCCGCCGCGTACGCGTGGACCCCGTTCGCCGTGCTCACCGTGCTCGACGCCGCGTTCCGGCTCGCCGCGGCGATCAGCTGCGTCGCGTTCGGCGCGGGACCGGGATGGTTCTGCGTCGCAGCCGTCGCGGGCGCGGGCTCGTGGCTGGTGCTGCTGACGGCCTCGCCGCGCGCCCGCGCGCTGGCCGCGGCGAGAGCGGACGTGCCCATGCGGGAATTCCTGCGCCGCTGCGCGGCGGCGGTGGCGGCCGCGTCGGCGAGCGCGGTCCTCGTCATGGGCTTCCCCGTGCTGCTCAAAATCACCACCCCGGGGCGGCTGCCCGAAGGAGCAGGTGCGTTGCTGCTCGCGGTGACCTTGACCCGGGCGCCCTTGCTCGTGCCGTTGAACGTCTTCCAAGGGGCGTTGGTCGCATGGTGCACCGACCGCAGGAGCCGCCCCTGGCGCGCGCTCGGCATTGCGACGGGCGCAGTCCTGCTCGCAGGCGCGGCCAGCGCGCTGGCCGCCGCGCTGCTCGGCCCGTGGCTGCTTGCGGCGGTCTTCCATGTGGCATGGCCATTCGGGCGCGCCACATTGGCCGCGTTGACCTTGGGCGCGGCGATGATCGCGCTGCTCACCTGCACCGGCGTGTCCTGCCTGACCACCGGTCGCGGCCGGATCAACGCGGTCGGCTGGTGGGCCGCGACGCTCGCCTCCCTCGCCCTGCTGCTCGTGCCCGCGCTGCCCCAGGACCAGATCGGCCTGCGGGTCTGCCTCGCCCTGCTGATCGGTCCGCTCGTCGGGATGGCCGTCCACCTCAGCGCCCTGCGCGGCCGCCTGTAA